The Alosa sapidissima isolate fAloSap1 chromosome 5, fAloSap1.pri, whole genome shotgun sequence genome has a window encoding:
- the LOC121708875 gene encoding clustered mitochondria protein homolog isoform X3 gives MRGPDPEWSPLLSEENSDEDCPSPSQATGEAEKSPVLDQGHAFFPDIVLSSSPGAALAIAGHSLRPDQGVWNPSFVPDSSESVQAVIMQPYREEDSLQVDLHTLYGPGKPEHNTELFKQTVDPTEMDIDPNKHNLVLMGHMDQSVDGAESDVLQDEAADGGWTEGGILQPGQQAAARTTHRAQHMEHNANQKQQGVGQTRQGVTEQMELRTGQTEWPLEHGAFPDTVDLVKERTLPSEHKSQAEQGVTADQNVALQELGLVYNKDHNGTQMHGTDNNLVQLELNGVQTKRELKMTGQIVKDAAQVRQSGDQTTHSLVHPQGAAAQLFQNQDQALPTDQELMPVYLNVSDEALQGEAQKEQLTLFMVDRLFLATPPITGPCANAMRSGPLIHDQEEGALATWKGDSDVGQAGDANMEEVSLNEDTSFTVKIQVPGIEPINFQVSSMAMVQELKQLLMDYEETCHRTCFSLQLDGSTLDNFTHMKSISGLQDGCVLKTIDEPYTVREVRIHLRHIRNLLRSLDPTDAYNGVDCRSLSFLRLFTDTDMRDKPRKRGDELKQESCGPPDYILPGSKECPLSPLQPAEEDAKTLMTFVHWLQPLEFLRALTMSNWNPPPGNRKMHGDLMYLYVVTLEERHFSITASVRGFYLNQSTSFSFNPKPANPSVLSHDLVDLLNHISPSFKKNFSALLKKRVHRHPFERLETPFQLYSWTAPKVDHYLDSVRAEDAQTSRMGYEEHIPGQTRDWNEELQSTRELPRKNLAERLLRERAIFKTNSDFVTTATRGAMAVIDGNVMPLNPGDEPHMHMFIWNNIFFSLGFDVKDHYLEQGGDPAAHSAPTNDLKGVRAYASIDAEGLHTLGTVVVDYRGYRVTAQSIVPGLLDKDQEQSVIYGSMDFGKTIVSDARFVELLEKTSRHLRIQRHLVLNKKGERVELCSSVECKGIVGNDRRFYVLDLIRTFPLDLNFLPSVEEHPPESQRPGFPRQHRHRLVCLRQELVELFIEHRYYRFLEMVNRRDGPSTATGSEDTDMQLITLDDSASVAAEKQMFPLCDSDPDWSIAGCADSVLAEACKMVGSTSTTSFDIRFNPNAFCPVVRFPEEQAANLQTQRLLIKDAAAFLINTQIPALVKSCMDHTTLPMDGATLTEALHRHGVNVRYLGTVVEAIESMPEREKLDYVHRISAAELITRCTKHLFRTYFQAVEPSSLSASVAHFLNCFLSSYTDTTGPQTTERRRSRRRKSRVSGAASAVATSGSWVGLTSKELWRTISAEAQEYYHYALQCESVEQAVEKYSVQRITLLREIAIKTGIQVLLKEYHFENKRSPTFTEEDILNIFPVVKHIRPNASDAILFFQSGQTKVQEGLLKEGSEMIAQALGLFTNVYGVMHEQICACLRLLGRIHYILGDYAEALNHQQKAVLMSERVLGIENPHTVQEYMHLGLYCFAGAQPVTSLRLLYRARYLILMVCGEDHPEMALLDSKIGLVLHALTEYSLSLRFLENALSINIKYHGLSSLKVAHSHYLVAKAYESKGEFRSALQHEKECYAVYKKQLGEHHDKTKESSEYLKHLTQQAVTLQRTMNMIYQTSHDTSIAPLHLDPPSRIWILEQLNLISGVVLIPLSNKDLENLRDQALKTQSLAARA, from the exons ATGAGGGGTCCTGATCCAGAGTGGTCACCGCTGTTGTCAGAGGAGAACAGTGACGAGGACTGCCCGTCCCCCTCTCAGGCCACAGGGGAGGCCGAGAAGTCCCCAGTCCTGGACCAGGGTCACGCTTTCTTCCCCGACATCGTCCTCAGCAGTAGCCCTGGGGCGGCCCTGGCGATTGCTGGGCACTCCCTACGCCCCGACCAGGGCGTGTGGAATCCCAGCTTTGTCCCGGACAGCAGTGAAAGTGTCCAGGCTGTGATCATGCAGCCGTACAGAGAGGAAGATTCGCTGCAGGTGGACCTGCACACTCTCTATGGGCCTGGAAAACCTGAGCACAACACAGAACTTTTCAAACAGACTGTGGATCCAACAGAAATGGACATTGATCCTAATAAGCACAACCTAGTGCTGATGGGCCATATGGACCAGAGTGTCGACGGGGCAGAATCAGATGTATTACAGGACGAAGCCGCGGATGGTGGATGGACAGAAGGGGGCATATTGCAGCCGGGTCAGCAGGCGGCTGCAAGGACAACACACAGAGCTCAGCATATGGAACACAATGCTAATCAAAAGCAACAAGGTGTGGGGCAGACAAGACAGGGTGTGACGGAACAGATGGAACTGAGAACCGGACAGACAGAATGGCCTCTGGAACATGGAGCGTTTCCAGATACGGTTGATCTGGTTAAAGAGAGAACGCTGCCGTCTGAGCACAAGTCTCAAGCTGAGCAAGGTGTAACGGCAGATCAGAATGTGGCCTTACAAGAGCTGGGCCTGGTGTACAATAAGGACCACAATGGAACTCAAATGCATGGCACAGACAATAATCTAGTCCAGTTGGAACTGAATGGAGTGCAAACTAAAAGGGAATTGAAGATGACTGGGCAGATTGTGAAAGATGCTGCACAGGTCAGACAGAGTGGGGATCAGACAACTCACAGCCTAGTCCACCCCCAAGGAGCAGCTGCACAGTTATTTCAGAATCAGGACCAGGCCCTGCCAACAGATCAAGAGTTAATGCCAGTCTATCTGAATGTGTCAGATGAAGCACTACAGGGGGAGGCGCAGAAAGAGCAGCTGACCCTGTTTATGGTGGACAGACTGTTTCTGGCTACCCCGCCAATCACAG GGCCCTGTGCCAACGCCATGCGAAGCGGCCCCCTGATTCATGACCAGGAAGAGGGGGCCCTGGCCACATGGAAAGGGGACAGTGATGTGGGGCAGGCTGGCGATGCCAACATGGAGGAAGTGAGCCTTAATGAGGACACGTCATTCACAGTTAAAATCCAGGTCCCGGGCATCGAGCCAATTAACTTCCAG GTGTCCTCCATGGCGATGGTGCAGGAGCTGAAACAGCTGCTGATGGACTATGAGGAGACGTGCCATCGCACCTGCTTCTCCCTTCAGCTGGACGGAAGCACGCTGGACAACTTCACCCACATGAAGTCCATCAGTGGCCTGCAGGACGGATGTGTGCTCAAGACCATAGATG AACCCTACACCGTCCGTGAGGTGCGCATCCACTTGCGCCACATTCGGAACCTTCTGAGGAGCTTGGACCCCACTGATGCCTACAATGGAGTGGACTGCAGGTCGCTGTCCTTTCTCAGACTCTTCACTGACACAGACatgagag ACAAGCCCAGGAAGAGAGGTGACGAGCTGAAGCAGGAGAGCTGTGGTCCTCCAGATTACATTCTGCCAGGGAGCAAAGAGTGCCCTCTAAGCCCTCTTCAGCCAGCGGAAGAGGATGCTAAG ACACTAATGACCTTCGTCCACTGGCTTCAGCCTCTGGAATTCCTTAGGGCCCTGACCATGAGTAACTGGAACCCCCCTCCAGGAAATCGGAAAATGCATGGAGACCTCATGTATCTGTATGTTGTGACACTGGAGGAACGACACTTTAGCATCACTGCCTCGGTTCGTGGTTTCTACCTCAACCA GTCAACCAGTTTCAGCTTCAACCCAAAGCCAGCGAACCCCAGTGTCCTTAGCCATGATTTAGTGGATCTTCTGAATCACATCAGTCCCTCGTTTAAGAAGAATTTCAGTGCCTTGTTGAAAAAAAG GGTCCACAGGCACCCTTTTGAAAGGTTGGAAACCCCTTTCCAGTTGTACAGCTGGACAGCTCCAAAGGTTGACCACTATTTAGACTCTGTGCGAGCCGAGGATGCCCAGACCTCCCGCATGGGCTATGAGGAACACATACCTGGACAG ACACGGGACTGGAATGAGGAGCTGCAGTCCACCAGGGAACTCCCCCGGAAGAACCTCGCTGAACGTCTGCTGAGGGAAAGGGCTATTTTCAAG ACAAACTCTGACTTCGTTACTACGGCAACACGTGGTGCCATGGCCGTGATCGATGGCAACGTGATGCCCCTCAACCCTGGCGACGAGCCGCATATGCACATGTTCATCTGGAACAACATCTTCTTCAGCCTGGGCTTCGACGTGAAAGACCACTACTTGGAGCAAGGTGGGGACCCCGCTGCTCATTCTGCACCCACAAATGACCTCAAAGGTGTCCGGGCCTACGCTTCCATAGATGCGGAGGGGCTCCATACCCTGGGCACTGTTGTGGTGGATTACCGAGGCTACCGGGTCACAGCCCAGTCCATTGTTCCGGGCCTGCTAGACAAAGACCAGGAGCAGAGTGTCATCTATGGCTCCATGGACTTTGGCAAGACCATTGTTAGCGATGCCAG GTTTGTGGAGCTGCTAGAGAAGACCAGCAGGCACCTTAGGATCCAACGCCACCTCGTTTTAAACAAGAAGGGCGAACGCGTGGAACTGTGCTCCTCTGTGGAATGCAAGGGCATTGTGGGAAATGACAGACGCTTCTACGTCTTGGACCTGATCCGTACTTTTCCGTTAGACCTCAATTTTCTCCCCTCAGTAGAGGAACATCCGCCAGAGAGCCAGAGACCCGGGTTCCCGCGTCAGCACAGGCATCGCTTGGTGTGTCTGAGGCAGGAACTGGTCGAGTTGTTCATTGAGCACAG GTATTATCGTTTCTTGGAAATGGTCAACAGACGAGATGGACCATCTACAGCAACAGGCAGTGAAGATACGGATATGCAGCTAATAACTCTAGATGACAGCGCCTCTGTTGCAGCTGAGAAACAGATGTTCCCTCTCTGTGATTCTGACCCAGATTGGTCCATTGCAG GTTGTGCTGACAGTGTGCTTGCTGAAGCCTGTAAAATGGTGGGATCCACAAGCACAACATCCTTTGACATCCGTTTCAACCCCAATGCCTTCTGTCCGG TTGTGCGCTTCCCTGAGGAACAGGCTGCGAATCTACAGACACAGAGGCTCTTAATCAAGGACGCCGCTGCCTTCCTCATCAACACACAGATCCCAGCCCTG GTCAAGAGCTGCATGGATCACACCACCTTGCCGATGGATGGTGCCACCCTGACTGAGGCTTTGCATCGTCACGGTGTAAATGTTCGCTACCTGGGCACAGTAGTGGAGGCCATAGAAAGCATGCCTGAAAGGGAAAAGCTTGACTATGTCCAT AGGATTTCAGCTGCTGAGCTGATCACAAGATGCACAAAGCATCTATTCCGGACATACTTCCAG GCAGTGGAGCCTTCCTCACTCTCCGCCTCTGTTGCCCATTTCCTCAACTGCTTCTTGAGCTCGTATACGGACACCACTGGACCCCAAACCACTGAGAGGCGCCGGAGCAGACGCAGGAAGAGCCGCGTGTCAGGAGCAGCGTCCGCAGTGGCGACCAGTGGGTCGTGGGTGGGCCTCACCTCCAAGGAGCTGTGGAGGACCATCTCAGCAGAGGCACAGGAGTACTACCACTACGCCCTCCAGTG TGAGAGTGTGGAGCAGGCGGTGGAGAAGTACAGTGTCCAGAGAATCACGCTACTAAGAGAGATCGCCATTAAAACAGGCATCCAG GTCCTACTGAAGGAATACCACTTTGAAAACAAACGCAGTCCAACATTCACAGAGGAGGACATTCTGAACATATTCCCTGTAGTGAAACACATACGGCCCAATGCTTCTGATGCAATTCTCTTCTTCCAAAGTGGTCAGACAAAAGTACAAGAAG gactGTTGAAAGAAGGATCTGAGATGATTGCACAGGCCCTTGGCCTCTTCACTAATGTGTACGGAGTTATGCATGAACAGATCTGTGCCTGTCTACGACTCCTGGGACGAATCCACTACATCCTGGGAGACTATGCTGAG GCTCTAAACCACCAACAGAAAGCTGTCTTGATGAGTGAAAGAGTATTGGGAATTGAAAATCCTCACACAGTTCAAGAATAT ATGCACCTGGGCCTGTACTGTTTTGCTGGAGCGCAGCCTGTGACGTCCCTGCGGTTGCTGTACCGGGCACGCTACCTCATCCTGATGGTGTGTGGGGAGGACCACCCGGAGATGGCCCTGCTGGAC AGTAAGATTGGTCTGGTGCTGCATGCATTGACTGAGTATAGTCTCTCCCTGAGGTTTCTGGAGAATGCTCTGTCCATCAACATCAAGTATCATGGACTCTCATCACTGAAAGTGGCACACAG CCATTACTTAGTGGCCAAAGCATATGAGAGCAAGGGGGAGTTCCGCTCTGCTCTCCAGCATGAGAAAGAGTGCTATGCAGTTTACAAGAAACAG CTTGGAGAGCATCATGATAAGACGAAGGAGAGCTCAGAGTACCTGAAACACCTGACTCAGCAAGCTGTGACCCTGCAACGCACCATGAACATGATCTACCAAACCAGCCATGATACTAGCATCGCTCCACTACAT TTGGACCCTCCAAGCAGGATTTGGATCCTAGAACAGCTAAATCTGATCAGCGGAGTTGTTCTCATCCCCCTTAG TAACAAAGATCTGGAGAACCTAAGGGACCAGGCACTGAAAACTCAGTCACTGGCAGCCAGGGCTTGA
- the LOC121708875 gene encoding clustered mitochondria protein homolog isoform X2: protein MGNVLSCCHNLSGQQLQPKEMRGPDPEWSPLLSEENSDEDCPSPSQATGEAEKSPVLDQGHAFFPDIVLSSSPGAALAIAGHSLRPDQGVWNPSFVPDSSESVQAVIMQPYREEDSLQVDLHTLYGPGKPEHNTELFKQTVDPTEMDIDPNKHNLVLMGHMDQSVDGAESDVLQDEAADGGWTEGGILQPGQQAAARTTHRAQHMEHNANQKQQGVGQTRQGVTEQMELRTGQTEWPLEHGAFPDTVDLVKERTLPSEHKSQAEQGVTADQNVALQELGLVYNKDHNGTQMHGTDNNLVQLELNGVQTKRELKMTGQIVKDAAQVRQSGDQTTHSLVHPQGAAAQLFQNQDQALPTDQELMPVYLNVSDEALQGEAQKEQLTLFMVDRLFLATPPITGPCANAMRSGPLIHDQEEGALATWKGDSDVGQAGDANMEEVSLNEDTSFTVKIQVPGIEPINFQVSSMAMVQELKQLLMDYEETCHRTCFSLQLDGSTLDNFTHMKSISGLQDGCVLKTIDEPYTVREVRIHLRHIRNLLRSLDPTDAYNGVDCRSLSFLRLFTDTDMRDKPRKRGDELKQESCGPPDYILPGSKECPLSPLQPAEEDAKPLEFLRALTMSNWNPPPGNRKMHGDLMYLYVVTLEERHFSITASVRGFYLNQSTSFSFNPKPANPSVLSHDLVDLLNHISPSFKKNFSALLKKRVHRHPFERLETPFQLYSWTAPKVDHYLDSVRAEDAQTSRMGYEEHIPGQTRDWNEELQSTRELPRKNLAERLLRERAIFKTNSDFVTTATRGAMAVIDGNVMPLNPGDEPHMHMFIWNNIFFSLGFDVKDHYLEQGGDPAAHSAPTNDLKGVRAYASIDAEGLHTLGTVVVDYRGYRVTAQSIVPGLLDKDQEQSVIYGSMDFGKTIVSDARFVELLEKTSRHLRIQRHLVLNKKGERVELCSSVECKGIVGNDRRFYVLDLIRTFPLDLNFLPSVEEHPPESQRPGFPRQHRHRLVCLRQELVELFIEHRYYRFLEMVNRRDGPSTATGSEDTDMQLITLDDSASVAAEKQMFPLCDSDPDWSIAGCADSVLAEACKMVGSTSTTSFDIRFNPNAFCPVVRFPEEQAANLQTQRLLIKDAAAFLINTQIPALVKSCMDHTTLPMDGATLTEALHRHGVNVRYLGTVVEAIESMPEREKLDYVHRISAAELITRCTKHLFRTYFQAVEPSSLSASVAHFLNCFLSSYTDTTGPQTTERRRSRRRKSRVSGAASAVATSGSWVGLTSKELWRTISAEAQEYYHYALQCESVEQAVEKYSVQRITLLREIAIKTGIQVLLKEYHFENKRSPTFTEEDILNIFPVVKHIRPNASDAILFFQSGQTKVQEGLLKEGSEMIAQALGLFTNVYGVMHEQICACLRLLGRIHYILGDYAEALNHQQKAVLMSERVLGIENPHTVQEYMHLGLYCFAGAQPVTSLRLLYRARYLILMVCGEDHPEMALLDSKIGLVLHALTEYSLSLRFLENALSINIKYHGLSSLKVAHSHYLVAKAYESKGEFRSALQHEKECYAVYKKQLGEHHDKTKESSEYLKHLTQQAVTLQRTMNMIYQTSHDTSIAPLHLDPPSRIWILEQLNLISGVVLIPLSNKDLENLRDQALKTQSLAARA, encoded by the exons ATGGGGAACGTACTGAGTTGCTGCCACAATCTCTCAGGCCAACAGCTCCAACCCAAGGAAATGAGGGGTCCTGATCCAGAGTGGTCACCGCTGTTGTCAGAGGAGAACAGTGACGAGGACTGCCCGTCCCCCTCTCAGGCCACAGGGGAGGCCGAGAAGTCCCCAGTCCTGGACCAGGGTCACGCTTTCTTCCCCGACATCGTCCTCAGCAGTAGCCCTGGGGCGGCCCTGGCGATTGCTGGGCACTCCCTACGCCCCGACCAGGGCGTGTGGAATCCCAGCTTTGTCCCGGACAGCAGTGAAAGTGTCCAGGCTGTGATCATGCAGCCGTACAGAGAGGAAGATTCGCTGCAGGTGGACCTGCACACTCTCTATGGGCCTGGAAAACCTGAGCACAACACAGAACTTTTCAAACAGACTGTGGATCCAACAGAAATGGACATTGATCCTAATAAGCACAACCTAGTGCTGATGGGCCATATGGACCAGAGTGTCGACGGGGCAGAATCAGATGTATTACAGGACGAAGCCGCGGATGGTGGATGGACAGAAGGGGGCATATTGCAGCCGGGTCAGCAGGCGGCTGCAAGGACAACACACAGAGCTCAGCATATGGAACACAATGCTAATCAAAAGCAACAAGGTGTGGGGCAGACAAGACAGGGTGTGACGGAACAGATGGAACTGAGAACCGGACAGACAGAATGGCCTCTGGAACATGGAGCGTTTCCAGATACGGTTGATCTGGTTAAAGAGAGAACGCTGCCGTCTGAGCACAAGTCTCAAGCTGAGCAAGGTGTAACGGCAGATCAGAATGTGGCCTTACAAGAGCTGGGCCTGGTGTACAATAAGGACCACAATGGAACTCAAATGCATGGCACAGACAATAATCTAGTCCAGTTGGAACTGAATGGAGTGCAAACTAAAAGGGAATTGAAGATGACTGGGCAGATTGTGAAAGATGCTGCACAGGTCAGACAGAGTGGGGATCAGACAACTCACAGCCTAGTCCACCCCCAAGGAGCAGCTGCACAGTTATTTCAGAATCAGGACCAGGCCCTGCCAACAGATCAAGAGTTAATGCCAGTCTATCTGAATGTGTCAGATGAAGCACTACAGGGGGAGGCGCAGAAAGAGCAGCTGACCCTGTTTATGGTGGACAGACTGTTTCTGGCTACCCCGCCAATCACAG GGCCCTGTGCCAACGCCATGCGAAGCGGCCCCCTGATTCATGACCAGGAAGAGGGGGCCCTGGCCACATGGAAAGGGGACAGTGATGTGGGGCAGGCTGGCGATGCCAACATGGAGGAAGTGAGCCTTAATGAGGACACGTCATTCACAGTTAAAATCCAGGTCCCGGGCATCGAGCCAATTAACTTCCAG GTGTCCTCCATGGCGATGGTGCAGGAGCTGAAACAGCTGCTGATGGACTATGAGGAGACGTGCCATCGCACCTGCTTCTCCCTTCAGCTGGACGGAAGCACGCTGGACAACTTCACCCACATGAAGTCCATCAGTGGCCTGCAGGACGGATGTGTGCTCAAGACCATAGATG AACCCTACACCGTCCGTGAGGTGCGCATCCACTTGCGCCACATTCGGAACCTTCTGAGGAGCTTGGACCCCACTGATGCCTACAATGGAGTGGACTGCAGGTCGCTGTCCTTTCTCAGACTCTTCACTGACACAGACatgagag ACAAGCCCAGGAAGAGAGGTGACGAGCTGAAGCAGGAGAGCTGTGGTCCTCCAGATTACATTCTGCCAGGGAGCAAAGAGTGCCCTCTAAGCCCTCTTCAGCCAGCGGAAGAGGATGCTAAG CCTCTGGAATTCCTTAGGGCCCTGACCATGAGTAACTGGAACCCCCCTCCAGGAAATCGGAAAATGCATGGAGACCTCATGTATCTGTATGTTGTGACACTGGAGGAACGACACTTTAGCATCACTGCCTCGGTTCGTGGTTTCTACCTCAACCA GTCAACCAGTTTCAGCTTCAACCCAAAGCCAGCGAACCCCAGTGTCCTTAGCCATGATTTAGTGGATCTTCTGAATCACATCAGTCCCTCGTTTAAGAAGAATTTCAGTGCCTTGTTGAAAAAAAG GGTCCACAGGCACCCTTTTGAAAGGTTGGAAACCCCTTTCCAGTTGTACAGCTGGACAGCTCCAAAGGTTGACCACTATTTAGACTCTGTGCGAGCCGAGGATGCCCAGACCTCCCGCATGGGCTATGAGGAACACATACCTGGACAG ACACGGGACTGGAATGAGGAGCTGCAGTCCACCAGGGAACTCCCCCGGAAGAACCTCGCTGAACGTCTGCTGAGGGAAAGGGCTATTTTCAAG ACAAACTCTGACTTCGTTACTACGGCAACACGTGGTGCCATGGCCGTGATCGATGGCAACGTGATGCCCCTCAACCCTGGCGACGAGCCGCATATGCACATGTTCATCTGGAACAACATCTTCTTCAGCCTGGGCTTCGACGTGAAAGACCACTACTTGGAGCAAGGTGGGGACCCCGCTGCTCATTCTGCACCCACAAATGACCTCAAAGGTGTCCGGGCCTACGCTTCCATAGATGCGGAGGGGCTCCATACCCTGGGCACTGTTGTGGTGGATTACCGAGGCTACCGGGTCACAGCCCAGTCCATTGTTCCGGGCCTGCTAGACAAAGACCAGGAGCAGAGTGTCATCTATGGCTCCATGGACTTTGGCAAGACCATTGTTAGCGATGCCAG GTTTGTGGAGCTGCTAGAGAAGACCAGCAGGCACCTTAGGATCCAACGCCACCTCGTTTTAAACAAGAAGGGCGAACGCGTGGAACTGTGCTCCTCTGTGGAATGCAAGGGCATTGTGGGAAATGACAGACGCTTCTACGTCTTGGACCTGATCCGTACTTTTCCGTTAGACCTCAATTTTCTCCCCTCAGTAGAGGAACATCCGCCAGAGAGCCAGAGACCCGGGTTCCCGCGTCAGCACAGGCATCGCTTGGTGTGTCTGAGGCAGGAACTGGTCGAGTTGTTCATTGAGCACAG GTATTATCGTTTCTTGGAAATGGTCAACAGACGAGATGGACCATCTACAGCAACAGGCAGTGAAGATACGGATATGCAGCTAATAACTCTAGATGACAGCGCCTCTGTTGCAGCTGAGAAACAGATGTTCCCTCTCTGTGATTCTGACCCAGATTGGTCCATTGCAG GTTGTGCTGACAGTGTGCTTGCTGAAGCCTGTAAAATGGTGGGATCCACAAGCACAACATCCTTTGACATCCGTTTCAACCCCAATGCCTTCTGTCCGG TTGTGCGCTTCCCTGAGGAACAGGCTGCGAATCTACAGACACAGAGGCTCTTAATCAAGGACGCCGCTGCCTTCCTCATCAACACACAGATCCCAGCCCTG GTCAAGAGCTGCATGGATCACACCACCTTGCCGATGGATGGTGCCACCCTGACTGAGGCTTTGCATCGTCACGGTGTAAATGTTCGCTACCTGGGCACAGTAGTGGAGGCCATAGAAAGCATGCCTGAAAGGGAAAAGCTTGACTATGTCCAT AGGATTTCAGCTGCTGAGCTGATCACAAGATGCACAAAGCATCTATTCCGGACATACTTCCAG GCAGTGGAGCCTTCCTCACTCTCCGCCTCTGTTGCCCATTTCCTCAACTGCTTCTTGAGCTCGTATACGGACACCACTGGACCCCAAACCACTGAGAGGCGCCGGAGCAGACGCAGGAAGAGCCGCGTGTCAGGAGCAGCGTCCGCAGTGGCGACCAGTGGGTCGTGGGTGGGCCTCACCTCCAAGGAGCTGTGGAGGACCATCTCAGCAGAGGCACAGGAGTACTACCACTACGCCCTCCAGTG TGAGAGTGTGGAGCAGGCGGTGGAGAAGTACAGTGTCCAGAGAATCACGCTACTAAGAGAGATCGCCATTAAAACAGGCATCCAG GTCCTACTGAAGGAATACCACTTTGAAAACAAACGCAGTCCAACATTCACAGAGGAGGACATTCTGAACATATTCCCTGTAGTGAAACACATACGGCCCAATGCTTCTGATGCAATTCTCTTCTTCCAAAGTGGTCAGACAAAAGTACAAGAAG gactGTTGAAAGAAGGATCTGAGATGATTGCACAGGCCCTTGGCCTCTTCACTAATGTGTACGGAGTTATGCATGAACAGATCTGTGCCTGTCTACGACTCCTGGGACGAATCCACTACATCCTGGGAGACTATGCTGAG GCTCTAAACCACCAACAGAAAGCTGTCTTGATGAGTGAAAGAGTATTGGGAATTGAAAATCCTCACACAGTTCAAGAATAT ATGCACCTGGGCCTGTACTGTTTTGCTGGAGCGCAGCCTGTGACGTCCCTGCGGTTGCTGTACCGGGCACGCTACCTCATCCTGATGGTGTGTGGGGAGGACCACCCGGAGATGGCCCTGCTGGAC AGTAAGATTGGTCTGGTGCTGCATGCATTGACTGAGTATAGTCTCTCCCTGAGGTTTCTGGAGAATGCTCTGTCCATCAACATCAAGTATCATGGACTCTCATCACTGAAAGTGGCACACAG CCATTACTTAGTGGCCAAAGCATATGAGAGCAAGGGGGAGTTCCGCTCTGCTCTCCAGCATGAGAAAGAGTGCTATGCAGTTTACAAGAAACAG CTTGGAGAGCATCATGATAAGACGAAGGAGAGCTCAGAGTACCTGAAACACCTGACTCAGCAAGCTGTGACCCTGCAACGCACCATGAACATGATCTACCAAACCAGCCATGATACTAGCATCGCTCCACTACAT TTGGACCCTCCAAGCAGGATTTGGATCCTAGAACAGCTAAATCTGATCAGCGGAGTTGTTCTCATCCCCCTTAG TAACAAAGATCTGGAGAACCTAAGGGACCAGGCACTGAAAACTCAGTCACTGGCAGCCAGGGCTTGA